Genomic segment of Candidatus Methylomirabilota bacterium:
CGCGGGCGCGGAACGTGCGCGTGGAGCTCCGCCGGCTGCCGTCGGCGCTCGAGCTGACGATCCGCGACGACGGCGTGGGCTTCGACGTCGAGGCGGCGCGGCGCAACGCGATGCAGGGCGAGAGTCTCGGCCTGCTGGGCATGCAGGAGCGCGTCCAGCTCGCGGGCGGTCGGCTCACGATCGACTCGACCCCCGGCGCCGGCACGCGCATCCGGGTGTCGTTTCCCGCGGCGCCGGCGTGATCCGCGTGCTGCTCGCCGACGATCATGTCCTCGTGCGCGCGGGCGTCCGCGCGCTGCTCGAGCGGATACCCGGCATCGAGGTGGTGGCCGAGGCCGGCGACGGCGCCGAGGCGCGCCAGCTCATTCCGCACCACCGTCCGCACGTCGTCCTGATGGACATCACGATGCCGGGGTTGAACGGCCTCGACGCCACCGCGCGGATCGCGAAAGAGTTCCCCCACGTCCGGATCATCGTGTTCTCGATGCACGGGACCAAGCAGCACGTCCTCGGGGCCATCCGGGCCGGCGCCGCCGGCTACCTCCTGAAGGAGGCGCACCCCGAGGAGCTCGAGGCCGCGATCCGGACGGTCGCGCGGGGCGAGACGTACCTCGCCTCGCGGATCGCGGGCTACGTCGTCGAGGACGTGCGCGGCAAGGCGGCCACGCCCGGCGAGCTCGAGCGGCTCACGTCGCGCCAGCGCGAGATCCTCCAGCTCATCGCCGAGGGACGGAGCACGAAGCAGATCGCCGAGCGGCTCGGGATCGGCGTGCGGACCGTCGAGACGCACCGCGCCGAGCTGATGGAGCGTCTCGACATCCACGACGTCGCGGGCCTCGTGCGCCTGGCGATCACGGCCGGCCTCGTCCCCCCGGCGCCCTGAGCCGCACCCGCTCGGCGGCTTCGACCCGCCGACGCCCCCGACGGTTGACAGAACGTTTATTCTAGATGGTAGAACGATCGTTCTTTACCGGGTCGACGACGACCACGGAGGAGACGATGGGACGCCCACGACCGGAGGAGAGGCTCGACCAGGCGATGCGTGTGTTCTGGGAGAAAGGCTACTACGACACCTCGATCGAGGAGCTGATGGGGCGGACGGGGCTCCACCGAGCCGCGGTCTACGGGGAGTTCGGCAGCAAGCGACGGCTCTTCGAGGCGACGCTCGCCCGGTACCGGGAGACGGTGATCTCGGCGTTTTTCGCGCCCCTCGCCGGGCCGGACGCCGCCCTCGCGGACATCGAGCGGTTCTTCCGCGGGATCCACGAGAGCGCGTCCGGCAGGCGTCTCGGCTGCCTGATGGTCAACGCCGCGTCCGAGGTGTCGCCGCGCGTCCGATCGGTCGCCGGAATCGTCTCGGGCTATCTCCGCGACCTGCGGGCCCTGCTCCGGCGGGCGTGCATCAACGCGCGAACGCGCGGCGAGTTTCGCTCGGAGACCAACGTGGACCAGGTCGCGGACTACCTCGTGGGTTCGGTCCTCGGGCTGTGGACGCTCGGCCGCTCGCCGGCGCCGTCCGTGGCGCTCCGACACTACCTCGATGGCGTGCTGGGATCTCTCGACGGTCTGC
This window contains:
- a CDS encoding TetR/AcrR family transcriptional regulator, which translates into the protein MGRPRPEERLDQAMRVFWEKGYYDTSIEELMGRTGLHRAAVYGEFGSKRRLFEATLARYRETVISAFFAPLAGPDAALADIERFFRGIHESASGRRLGCLMVNAASEVSPRVRSVAGIVSGYLRDLRALLRRACINARTRGEFRSETNVDQVADYLVGSVLGLWTLGRSPAPSVALRHYLDGVLGSLDGLRPEARRRLSWRARSGRG
- a CDS encoding response regulator transcription factor → MRVLLADDHVLVRAGVRALLERIPGIEVVAEAGDGAEARQLIPHHRPHVVLMDITMPGLNGLDATARIAKEFPHVRIIVFSMHGTKQHVLGAIRAGAAGYLLKEAHPEELEAAIRTVARGETYLASRIAGYVVEDVRGKAATPGELERLTSRQREILQLIAEGRSTKQIAERLGIGVRTVETHRAELMERLDIHDVAGLVRLAITAGLVPPAP